One genomic window of Pungitius pungitius chromosome 11, fPunPun2.1, whole genome shotgun sequence includes the following:
- the tmem106ba gene encoding transmembrane protein 106Ba, whose product MGKFHSQPSNPKDESQDSLTASGEYSEYGDSEGDEKNRDVSQFPYVEFTGRDSVTCPTCQGTGRIPRGQENQLVALIPYSDQRLRPSRTKLYVTISVSLCLLLSGLAVFFLFPRSIDVSYVGVKSAFVSYDSDKRIVYLNITSTLNITNNNYYTVSVTNITAQVQFSKTVIGKAKLNNSSVISPLDERQIDYTVPTTIADEMSYMFDYCTLPSIKVHNIVVMMQVTVTTSYFGHTEQVSQEMYQYVDCGGNTTSLHGGVQVYQ is encoded by the exons ATGGGGAAGTTTCACTCTCAACCGTCCAACCCCAAAGACGAGAGCCAGGACTCCTTGACGGCCTCCGGGGAGTACAGCGAGTACGGAGACAGCGAGGGGGACGAAAAGAACAGAGACGTGTCCCAGTTCCCCTACGTGGAGTTCACCGGGCGGGACAGCGTCACCTGCCCGACGTGTCAGGGCACCGGCAGGATCCCACGAG GCCAGGAGAACCAGCTGGTGGCTCTGATTCCGTACAGCGACCAGAGGCTCAGGCCCAGCCGCAC AAAGCTGTATGTCACCATATCCGTGTCCCTCTGCCTGCTGCTGTCGGGCCTGGCGGTGTTCTTCCTGTTCCCCCGCTCCATTGATGTCTCCTATGTGGGAGTGAAGTCTGCCTTCGTCTCCTATGACAGTGACAAGCGAATCGTCTATCTCAACATCACG AGCACTCTGAACATCACCAACAACAACTACTACACCGTATCTGTGACCAATATCACGGCCCAAGTGCAGTTCTCGAAGACGGTGATAGGCAAAGCCAAGCTCAACAACAGCTCTGTGATCAGCCCGCTGGACGAGCGGCAG ATTGACTACACTGTTCCCACCACCATCGCTGATGagatgagttacatgtt TGACTACTGCACCTTGCCGAGCATTAAGGTTCACAACATAGTGGTCATGATGCA GGTGACGGTGACCACGTCGTACTTTGGCCACACCGAGCAGGTCTCCCAGGAGATGTACCAGTACGTGGACTGTGGGGGGAACACCACCTCCTTGCACGGCGGCGTGCAGGTTTACCAATGA
- the seraf gene encoding von Willebrand factor D and EGF domain-containing protein isoform X1: MIPGSVENWKSTHRRLFNYHRRLQRLPDLNGTLATGIFNEQESTHVHMEICFPVGSQSPTSDIEPVVLFPLRQTFPLSHTCMWTRHFLLPVRRPMFPFSPRPGTIHGLQRGGVVARSRYFLLHLRGPNGPSAALRLLTTTTTNMGVVGLASAVLLAASVALCSGGRADAPRGVAVGFVFDPKAKCDPQCDHGGICIRNGTCFCSKGYEGETCQYANCYPKCKNGGACLRPGKCRCPPGFGGRYCHKVTCDGGCWNGGECIAVNGVAKCICPYSWAGSKCQEAICPQGCGNGGICVAPGICSCPEGWLGGACHTAVCAQSCLNGGKCISPDKCRCRPPYSGPRCEERKKSH, from the exons ATGATTCCTGGTTCCGTTGAAAACTGGAAGTCCACACACAGAAGGTTGTTCAACTATCATCGTAGGCTGCAAAGGCTCCCAGATTTGAATGGGACATTGGCAACGGGGATATTTAACGAGCAAGAGAGCACACATGTTCATATGGAAATCTGCTTTCCTGTGGGCTCTCAGTCACCAACATCGGATATTGAGCCGGTTGTGTTATTTCCATTAAGGCAGACTTTCCCCCTGAGCCATACATGCATGTGGACCCGGCACTTCCTCCTGCCAG TCCGCCGGCCCATGTTCCCCTTCTCGCCCCGCCCCGGCACGATCCACGgccttcagagggggggggttgtagcgAGGTCCCGCTactttctcctccatctccgtGGACCCAACGGTCCGTCCGCTGCTCTCCGCctcttaacaacaacaacaaccaacatGGGCGTCGTGGGCCTCGCTTCGGCCGTGCTGCTGGCCGCCTCCGTCGCCCTGTGCTCCGGCGGGCGCGCGGACGCACCCCGGGGAGTCGCGGTCGGGTTCGTGTTTGACCCGAAGGCGAAGTGCGACCCGCAGTGCGACCACGGAGGCATCTGCATCCGCAACGGCACGTGCTTCTGCTCCAAGGGCTACGAGGGAGAGACCTGCCAGTATG CCAACTGTTATCCCAAATGTAAGAATGGAGGAGCATGCCTTCGCCCTGGAAAGTGCAGATGTCCTCCAGGATTTGGAGGAAGATACTGTCACAAAG TGACGTGCGACGGGGGATGCTGGAACGGAGGAGAATGCATCGCTGTCAACGGAGTGGCCAAGTGCATCTGCCCCTACAGCTGGGCCGGCTCCAAATGCCAGGAGG CGATCTGTCCCCAAGGCTGTGGGAACGGGGGGATCTGCGTGGCTCCAGGAATCTGCAGCTGTCCGGAGGGATGGCTGGGTGGCGCCTGCCACACCG CTGTGTGCGCTCAGTCCTGCCTGAATGGAGGGAAGTGCATCTCTCCAGACAAATGCCGCTGTCGCCCCCCTTACTCTGGCCCTCGctgtgaggagaggaaaaagtcCCACTAg
- the seraf gene encoding von Willebrand factor D and EGF domain-containing protein isoform X2, translated as MFPFSPRPGTIHGLQRGGVVARSRYFLLHLRGPNGPSAALRLLTTTTTNMGVVGLASAVLLAASVALCSGGRADAPRGVAVGFVFDPKAKCDPQCDHGGICIRNGTCFCSKGYEGETCQYANCYPKCKNGGACLRPGKCRCPPGFGGRYCHKVTCDGGCWNGGECIAVNGVAKCICPYSWAGSKCQEAICPQGCGNGGICVAPGICSCPEGWLGGACHTAVCAQSCLNGGKCISPDKCRCRPPYSGPRCEERKKSH; from the exons ATGTTCCCCTTCTCGCCCCGCCCCGGCACGATCCACGgccttcagagggggggggttgtagcgAGGTCCCGCTactttctcctccatctccgtGGACCCAACGGTCCGTCCGCTGCTCTCCGCctcttaacaacaacaacaaccaacatGGGCGTCGTGGGCCTCGCTTCGGCCGTGCTGCTGGCCGCCTCCGTCGCCCTGTGCTCCGGCGGGCGCGCGGACGCACCCCGGGGAGTCGCGGTCGGGTTCGTGTTTGACCCGAAGGCGAAGTGCGACCCGCAGTGCGACCACGGAGGCATCTGCATCCGCAACGGCACGTGCTTCTGCTCCAAGGGCTACGAGGGAGAGACCTGCCAGTATG CCAACTGTTATCCCAAATGTAAGAATGGAGGAGCATGCCTTCGCCCTGGAAAGTGCAGATGTCCTCCAGGATTTGGAGGAAGATACTGTCACAAAG TGACGTGCGACGGGGGATGCTGGAACGGAGGAGAATGCATCGCTGTCAACGGAGTGGCCAAGTGCATCTGCCCCTACAGCTGGGCCGGCTCCAAATGCCAGGAGG CGATCTGTCCCCAAGGCTGTGGGAACGGGGGGATCTGCGTGGCTCCAGGAATCTGCAGCTGTCCGGAGGGATGGCTGGGTGGCGCCTGCCACACCG CTGTGTGCGCTCAGTCCTGCCTGAATGGAGGGAAGTGCATCTCTCCAGACAAATGCCGCTGTCGCCCCCCTTACTCTGGCCCTCGctgtgaggagaggaaaaagtcCCACTAg